In the Alkaliphilus oremlandii OhILAs genome, one interval contains:
- a CDS encoding DUF5693 family protein, with translation MIKKIKDKKEILIILLSIIVLATTIFQRYGIENQNKVVDIVLDYDEMNEMAMQSDHELSWWFSNFSKFGVQYVGLLEETIESMIYDNKDVHAIMGWEVLQNNMEVKNYLGDLEETIKDKITKYDVLVATESEDSFKFIQNGLESRYSKDLFQILSDDGKYLILLKGDIYDTVYHPKTFSDVNDKGVGLKQNPYTSKLIKIGLGFDPEKINLIKDSGLEVFARPSNYSPWTMDQYIIALFQDFETYKIIPPAFIFTGNVILGYPNYSDLTTKYMQEQNIMVGLVESSVQRGHLEQEGIDELTRALDYNAVRIFSIWPYIQEKFKAYDYEGAEEIENTLYRAVTERNVRLVYFKPFKENKISYVTNFDEYEKMFERFEGRISEHGITIGRSEPFAPNRVRLAKQTVIGWGVVAAAILLLSHLFSGHKKLKDILLVLGLLLVPAAYFVKPQLMEKIMALGASIVFPSLAIAWLCKECKKYFYDPQKSDSLFSTIGIAIKTLLTASGISLIGAFFIAGILSNTEFLLEMDIFRGVKFSQMLPIALYVAIYLAYFGYKGKEKKEPNLTLEDMKKLLFEDIKVIYVLLGAVVLVAGYIYIARTGHETNIQPSTLEIMARNILEEKLIARPRNKEFLIAFPALMAAIYFATKRSTLFIFGAGLGAIIGQTSIANTFSHLRTPIYLSFMRTVYSLGIGIILGIVYIVILEMILKGMQSLFREAKKGRN, from the coding sequence ATGATAAAAAAGATAAAAGATAAAAAAGAGATCCTGATCATTCTTTTAAGTATCATTGTATTAGCCACAACAATATTTCAACGATATGGAATTGAAAATCAGAATAAAGTGGTGGATATTGTTTTAGATTATGACGAAATGAATGAGATGGCAATGCAGTCAGACCATGAGCTGAGCTGGTGGTTCAGCAATTTCAGTAAATTTGGTGTTCAGTATGTAGGTCTTCTTGAAGAGACCATTGAATCCATGATCTATGACAATAAAGATGTCCATGCGATCATGGGCTGGGAAGTGCTGCAAAATAATATGGAGGTAAAGAATTATTTAGGAGATTTAGAAGAAACTATTAAGGATAAGATTACGAAATATGATGTATTAGTTGCTACAGAATCAGAAGATAGCTTCAAATTTATACAGAATGGACTAGAAAGTCGATACAGCAAAGATTTATTTCAAATTTTATCGGATGATGGAAAGTATCTAATTCTTCTAAAGGGAGATATATACGATACCGTTTATCACCCAAAGACCTTTTCAGACGTAAACGATAAGGGCGTAGGCTTGAAGCAGAATCCATATACATCGAAGCTGATCAAGATTGGGTTAGGATTTGATCCAGAGAAGATCAACTTGATTAAGGACAGTGGATTAGAGGTATTTGCAAGACCGTCAAACTATAGCCCATGGACAATGGATCAGTATATTATTGCATTATTCCAGGATTTTGAAACATATAAAATCATACCCCCAGCATTTATATTTACGGGCAATGTTATTTTAGGATACCCAAATTATAGTGACCTTACAACAAAGTACATGCAAGAGCAAAATATCATGGTGGGTCTAGTAGAATCTTCCGTTCAAAGGGGACATTTGGAGCAGGAAGGAATCGATGAGTTAACCAGAGCCTTAGACTATAACGCTGTAAGGATTTTCTCCATATGGCCGTATATTCAGGAAAAATTTAAAGCATATGATTATGAAGGTGCGGAGGAAATCGAAAACACCCTATATAGAGCAGTAACGGAAAGAAATGTCAGATTGGTATACTTCAAGCCATTTAAAGAAAATAAAATATCTTACGTTACAAATTTTGATGAATATGAAAAAATGTTTGAACGATTTGAAGGTAGAATTTCTGAGCATGGTATAACCATTGGACGAAGTGAACCTTTCGCACCGAATCGTGTACGATTGGCAAAACAGACTGTAATTGGTTGGGGCGTAGTTGCCGCTGCTATCCTGTTACTTTCTCATCTGTTTAGCGGACATAAGAAATTAAAAGATATCTTGTTGGTGCTGGGATTACTGCTGGTGCCTGCTGCATATTTTGTAAAACCCCAATTGATGGAAAAGATCATGGCCCTTGGTGCATCCATTGTATTTCCTTCTTTAGCCATTGCATGGCTATGTAAAGAATGTAAAAAATATTTCTATGATCCTCAAAAAAGCGATTCTTTATTCAGTACCATAGGAATCGCTATCAAAACCTTGTTAACTGCCAGTGGAATTTCTTTAATTGGAGCGTTCTTTATTGCAGGAATTCTTTCCAATACAGAATTCTTATTGGAGATGGATATATTTAGAGGTGTAAAATTTAGCCAGATGTTACCAATTGCTCTATATGTTGCAATCTATTTAGCTTATTTTGGGTATAAAGGCAAAGAGAAAAAAGAACCGAATTTAACACTGGAAGATATGAAGAAGCTTTTATTTGAGGATATCAAAGTAATTTATGTCTTGTTGGGCGCCGTTGTGTTAGTGGCTGGATATATTTATATTGCTAGAACTGGCCATGAAACCAATATTCAGCCATCGACTCTTGAAATTATGGCAAGAAATATATTAGAGGAAAAGCTGATAGCAAGACCTAGGAATAAAGAGTTTCTAATTGCATTCCCTGCACTGATGGCGGCAATTTATTTTGCTACAAAAAGATCCACTTTATTTATTTTTGGAGCAGGGCTCGGAGCGATTATTGGTCAAACCTCTATTGCGAATACCTTTAGCCATTTGAGAACACCAATATACTTATCCTTTATGCGAACTGTATATTCTTTAGGTATAGGAATTATTTTAGGTATTGTCTATATTGTGATACTAGAGATGATCCTTAAGGGAATGCAATCATTGTTTAGGGAGGCTAAGAAAGGAAGAAATTAA
- a CDS encoding type II toxin-antitoxin system PemK/MazF family toxin, giving the protein MIIKRGDIFYADLSPVIGSEQGGVRPVLIIQNDIGNRYSPTIIVVAITSQINKAKLPTHVEIKSSDYGLPKDSVLLLEQIRTIDKRRLEEKVGHVTDDIMEKVNEALLISLGLIEF; this is encoded by the coding sequence GTGATTATAAAAAGAGGAGATATCTTTTATGCGGATCTAAGCCCTGTTATCGGCTCGGAGCAAGGGGGAGTAAGGCCTGTATTAATCATACAGAATGATATAGGAAACCGATATAGTCCTACCATTATCGTAGTTGCTATTACTTCGCAAATCAATAAAGCCAAGCTTCCAACCCACGTTGAAATTAAATCCTCTGATTATGGATTACCAAAGGATTCAGTTTTGTTACTTGAGCAAATTCGAACCATTGATAAAAGGCGTTTGGAGGAAAAAGTCGGCCATGTAACAGATGATATTATGGAGAAAGTAAATGAGGCCTTATTAATTAGTCTCGGTTTAATCGAATTCTAA
- a CDS encoding CopG family ribbon-helix-helix protein: protein MADSKRIMISLPDSLLQEVDNIVSMEKTNRSEFIREAMKLYIRERNKMELREQMKRGYQEMGVINLALAELGLSLDMSSLETYEARMAECE, encoded by the coding sequence ATGGCCGATTCAAAAAGAATTATGATAAGCCTTCCTGATAGTCTTTTACAAGAGGTAGATAATATTGTTTCTATGGAAAAGACAAATAGAAGCGAGTTTATTCGTGAAGCAATGAAACTATACATTCGGGAGAGAAATAAAATGGAACTGAGAGAGCAGATGAAGAGAGGCTATCAAGAGATGGGAGTAATCAATCTGGCATTGGCCGAGCTTGGACTAAGTTTAGATATGTCTTCGTTAGAAACCTACGAGGCGAGAATGGCGGAGTGTGAGTAA
- the alr gene encoding alanine racemase, whose amino-acid sequence MITKENLRPVWAEINLDHLKHNIHAIKNIVKKDTIVCAVIKADGYGHGAAEIAKTLLENGADRIAVATLSEAVALRKSGYEVPIMVLGYTPEHQGELILDNNITQTVYSYDQALEFSNAAKQKNQKMTLHLKIDTGMSRLGFQPNEEAIHDIKKIFNLPNLTIEGIFTHFAAADDRDKAYTYQQFHTFMDFVKKLEQEGCPIPIKHVSNSAAIMDLPEMNLDMVRPGIILYGLYPSDDVDKSRIELKQVMELKAKISHVKTLTKDRGISYGLKYTTSGDEKIITMPIGYADGYTRMMSGKAEAIVKGNKIPLVGRICMDQCMANATGLDVEPGDEVTLYSNDRESGLSIDDIANKLGTINYEIVCMLGKRVPRVYMENNSIVHIKDILLI is encoded by the coding sequence ATGATAACAAAAGAAAATTTAAGACCTGTCTGGGCTGAGATTAATTTAGACCATTTGAAGCATAATATCCATGCCATAAAGAACATCGTGAAAAAAGATACGATTGTATGTGCTGTGATAAAGGCCGATGGATACGGTCATGGCGCTGCTGAAATTGCAAAAACATTGCTTGAAAATGGTGCCGATAGAATTGCAGTGGCTACCTTAAGTGAGGCAGTAGCCTTGAGAAAATCAGGGTATGAAGTGCCAATTATGGTTTTGGGATATACCCCTGAGCATCAAGGAGAATTGATTTTGGACAACAATATTACCCAAACCGTATATTCCTATGATCAAGCCCTTGAATTTTCTAATGCTGCAAAGCAAAAGAATCAGAAGATGACCCTTCATTTAAAAATAGACACTGGTATGTCTCGATTGGGATTCCAACCGAATGAAGAGGCGATTCATGATATTAAAAAAATATTTAACCTACCGAACCTAACGATTGAAGGCATTTTTACACATTTCGCTGCAGCAGATGATCGGGACAAGGCGTATACCTACCAACAATTCCATACATTTATGGACTTTGTAAAGAAGTTAGAGCAGGAAGGGTGTCCAATACCAATTAAGCATGTTTCCAACAGTGCTGCAATTATGGATCTACCTGAAATGAACTTAGATATGGTAAGACCAGGAATCATACTTTATGGCTTATATCCATCGGATGATGTGGATAAATCCAGAATTGAGTTAAAACAAGTAATGGAGTTAAAGGCTAAAATATCCCATGTAAAAACCCTTACTAAAGATAGAGGGATCAGCTATGGATTAAAGTATACCACTTCAGGCGATGAAAAAATTATTACAATGCCGATCGGATATGCAGATGGCTATACCCGAATGATGTCTGGAAAGGCAGAAGCCATCGTAAAAGGCAACAAAATACCGCTGGTTGGCCGGATTTGTATGGATCAATGTATGGCCAATGCTACGGGCTTAGATGTTGAACCAGGAGATGAGGTTACGCTTTATAGCAATGATAGAGAAAGTGGATTGAGTATTGATGATATTGCAAACAAGCTGGGTACCATTAATTACGAAATTGTATGTATGCTAGGAAAGCGTGTTCCGAGGGTGTACATGGAAAATAATAGTATTGTACACATTAAGGATATTTTGCTAATATAG
- the acpS gene encoding holo-ACP synthase has protein sequence MIKGIGIDIIEIDRIGQAISKNNGFMDRIFTLNEQRLFEEKNNIMETIAGHFAAKEATAKALGTGIRNMKWKDIEILKDSLGKPYVELHNNAKTLADSMHIEQILISISHNKSNAVAQAIAI, from the coding sequence ATGATTAAGGGAATCGGAATTGATATTATTGAAATTGATCGAATCGGACAAGCAATATCTAAAAACAATGGTTTTATGGATCGTATTTTCACATTGAATGAGCAGCGCCTATTTGAAGAAAAAAATAATATCATGGAGACTATTGCGGGGCATTTTGCTGCCAAAGAGGCCACAGCTAAGGCCCTAGGGACTGGCATAAGAAATATGAAGTGGAAGGATATCGAGATATTAAAGGATTCCTTAGGAAAGCCCTATGTAGAGCTTCACAATAACGCCAAAACTCTAGCGGACAGTATGCATATTGAGCAAATTTTAATATCCATTTCACATAATAAAAGTAATGCTGTAGCACAAGCTATTGCCATATAG
- a CDS encoding helix-turn-helix domain-containing protein — MNNDILYTPEELALKLKISKYTVYEMIKRGDISAHKIGRSLRISDAQLETYLAKTNALSNTYHASIIEEDGEKYAQVNGVKISVNTNLDGNVKMLIRPEDIILSLEIFPNSARNILKGTVTNIIIEEESAKVFVDTGISIVALITRKSLNDLNIEKGTEIYAIFKTMAIKVFK; from the coding sequence ATGAATAATGATATTCTATACACGCCGGAAGAACTTGCTTTAAAGCTTAAAATATCAAAATACACTGTTTATGAAATGATTAAGCGAGGAGATATTTCAGCACATAAAATAGGCAGAAGCTTAAGAATTTCAGATGCTCAACTAGAAACTTATTTAGCCAAGACAAATGCATTGAGCAACACTTACCATGCCAGTATCATAGAGGAAGATGGGGAAAAATATGCACAGGTCAATGGTGTGAAAATCTCTGTCAATACGAATTTAGATGGTAATGTGAAGATGCTGATTCGACCAGAGGATATCATCCTCAGTTTGGAAATCTTTCCGAATAGTGCACGAAATATACTAAAGGGAACGGTAACCAACATTATAATAGAAGAGGAAAGTGCGAAGGTTTTCGTTGATACAGGAATTTCTATTGTGGCTTTAATCACTAGAAAATCATTGAATGATTTGAATATAGAAAAAGGCACTGAAATCTATGCTATTTTTAAAACCATGGCAATTAAGGTTTTTAAATAA
- a CDS encoding sulfate/molybdate ABC transporter ATP-binding protein, with amino-acid sequence MKIYVDIIKKLGNFQLETQFESHNERLGLLGGSGCGKSMTLKCIAGVITPDEGEIVLNDRILFSSKKNINLIPQKRNTGLMFQNYALFPNMTVVQNIAIGMDGKDSAENKKIIENYLELFKLKGLGQRYPSQLSGGQQQRVALARIMAKSPDILMLDEPFSALDSHLRFSIEDEFGEVLNNYNGPVIYVSHSIEEVYKFCNSTAIMNNGRIFEKDTTENIFSRPKTLEGAKLTGCKNICPIEKIGARRILAKDWHIELDLQDPIDEDIKFVGIRAKRILITDHSREENSFEISIEKVVQSPFETILEVVPTESKEIAQRIICRYNKEEANNVIKMQKQGKIFGTIEKENILLLK; translated from the coding sequence ATGAAAATCTATGTAGATATTATTAAAAAATTAGGAAACTTCCAATTGGAGACTCAGTTTGAATCTCATAACGAAAGACTGGGATTATTGGGGGGGTCAGGCTGTGGAAAAAGCATGACCTTAAAATGTATCGCAGGAGTTATTACACCGGATGAAGGGGAGATTGTTCTCAATGATCGGATACTCTTTAGCTCCAAGAAGAATATTAATCTGATACCACAGAAACGGAATACAGGGTTAATGTTTCAGAACTACGCTCTTTTTCCCAATATGACTGTAGTTCAAAATATTGCCATAGGAATGGACGGAAAAGATTCTGCTGAGAATAAGAAGATCATTGAAAATTATTTAGAATTATTTAAACTAAAGGGTCTTGGGCAGCGGTACCCCAGTCAGCTATCAGGAGGGCAGCAACAACGTGTGGCCTTGGCAAGAATCATGGCAAAGTCGCCGGATATACTGATGCTGGATGAGCCTTTCTCTGCGCTGGATAGTCATTTAAGATTCTCTATAGAAGACGAATTTGGTGAAGTTTTAAATAACTATAATGGGCCTGTGATTTACGTATCCCATAGTATCGAAGAAGTCTACAAATTTTGTAATAGTACGGCCATTATGAACAATGGTAGAATCTTTGAAAAAGATACCACAGAAAATATATTCAGTAGACCGAAAACGCTGGAAGGAGCCAAGCTTACAGGCTGTAAAAATATTTGTCCAATAGAGAAAATAGGAGCTAGGCGGATATTGGCTAAGGATTGGCATATTGAATTGGATCTACAAGATCCCATCGACGAGGATATAAAGTTTGTAGGGATTCGTGCAAAGAGGATCCTCATAACAGACCATAGTAGAGAAGAAAATTCTTTTGAAATATCCATAGAAAAAGTGGTGCAATCACCATTTGAGACGATTTTAGAAGTAGTTCCTACAGAGTCCAAAGAGATTGCACAGCGTATCATATGTCGATATAATAAAGAAGAAGCAAATAATGTTATAAAAATGCAGAAACAAGGTAAAATTTTTGGTACAATAGAGAAAGAGAATATACTCTTACTAAAATAA
- the modB gene encoding molybdate ABC transporter permease subunit, with product MNIDLSPLIISLKTSLVAVFFTFILGIVAARCMLHASGKVQWILDVIFTFPLVLPPTVVGYILLVFFGKNSFIGNLLSKINISIIFTWEATVISAIIVSFPLMYRAAKGAFDQIDMNLIWAARTLGLSELKIFIKIMIPLALPGIISGAILAFARALGEFGATLMIAGNIPKVTQTIPIAIYFANASGKTEVASFWTVIIIGISLVVLGFMNYLGFKEKRSISGGTTK from the coding sequence ATGAACATTGACTTATCGCCACTTATCATATCTCTAAAAACCTCACTGGTTGCCGTATTTTTTACCTTTATCCTGGGCATCGTGGCTGCACGATGTATGCTCCATGCTAGTGGTAAGGTTCAGTGGATTTTAGATGTTATCTTTACTTTTCCTTTAGTTCTTCCGCCTACTGTTGTAGGGTATATACTTTTAGTGTTTTTTGGTAAAAACAGCTTTATTGGAAATCTTCTCTCTAAAATCAACATTTCTATCATATTTACCTGGGAGGCAACGGTGATATCTGCAATTATTGTATCTTTTCCGCTGATGTATCGAGCAGCGAAGGGTGCTTTCGACCAGATCGATATGAATTTAATATGGGCGGCTCGAACATTAGGACTTTCAGAGTTGAAGATATTCATTAAAATCATGATACCTCTTGCACTGCCCGGCATTATTTCAGGAGCGATTCTAGCCTTTGCTAGAGCCCTTGGAGAATTCGGCGCTACCCTGATGATTGCGGGAAATATTCCAAAGGTTACGCAAACCATTCCCATTGCCATTTACTTTGCCAATGCATCTGGTAAAACAGAGGTGGCTAGCTTCTGGACTGTGATCATTATAGGTATTTCATTAGTTGTACTAGGATTTATGAATTATTTAGGATTTAAAGAAAAGAGGAGCATCAGTGGAGGTACGACTAAATGA
- the modA gene encoding molybdate ABC transporter substrate-binding protein — MKKFQKSIVLLLVLAFVLTGCNVKKPNEVPPTGNEPVKQEEPVTLTVSAAASLTDCLEEIKAMYIEKNKHIDITYNFGASGSLQQQIEQGAPADIFFSAGKKQMTALKDAGLMVEDSIKDILENKVALIVPVNGKELKAVEELTGDDITKIAVGEPGSVPVGQYTDEILKNLNIYDAVESKLVFAKDVREVLSWVETGNVEAGFVYQTDAQISDKVKISLTAPEGSHKAVIYPIGVVKSSQVTEAAQDFVDYLFGEEAKQVFTKYGFSPLS; from the coding sequence ATGAAGAAATTTCAAAAAAGCATTGTATTACTTCTGGTATTGGCTTTTGTTCTAACAGGATGTAATGTAAAGAAGCCAAACGAAGTACCGCCTACAGGCAATGAACCAGTAAAACAAGAAGAGCCAGTTACCTTAACAGTATCTGCCGCTGCCAGTCTTACAGATTGTTTAGAAGAGATTAAAGCTATGTATATAGAAAAGAACAAGCACATTGATATTACATACAACTTTGGTGCTTCCGGTTCTCTACAGCAACAAATTGAGCAAGGAGCTCCTGCTGATATCTTCTTCTCCGCAGGTAAAAAACAAATGACAGCATTAAAAGATGCGGGACTTATGGTAGAGGATTCTATAAAGGATATTTTAGAAAACAAAGTAGCCTTAATTGTTCCAGTGAACGGAAAAGAACTTAAGGCGGTGGAAGAGCTTACAGGGGATGATATTACTAAAATCGCTGTAGGTGAGCCTGGTAGTGTTCCTGTCGGTCAATATACAGATGAAATATTAAAGAATCTAAATATTTATGATGCTGTTGAATCAAAGCTTGTTTTTGCAAAGGACGTTAGAGAAGTTCTTTCTTGGGTTGAAACAGGAAACGTAGAGGCAGGATTTGTTTACCAAACAGATGCACAAATCAGCGATAAAGTAAAAATTTCTTTAACTGCACCAGAAGGATCTCACAAAGCAGTAATCTATCCAATCGGTGTAGTAAAGTCTAGCCAAGTCACAGAAGCTGCACAGGATTTTGTAGACTACTTATTCGGAGAAGAAGCAAAGCAAGTATTCACTAAATACGGATTCTCTCCATTATCATAA
- a CDS encoding copper amine oxidase N-terminal domain-containing protein has protein sequence MKFKQVLAGLMSLTIITASGVTAFANDIQTITNESDVKTALPINAILNKFQFQSFTGKVTEIRVSEDNADRTYISVEGEGERLATILITKDTYVVSQDEIKVGDTVTGYYNGNAPMIMIYPPQYHAEVVVVNDTKEIIKVDVFDKDLVSSDNFLKLNISDETKIMLQNGEAFGGELANRKLVVSYTVSTKSIPAQTTPSQIVVLYEDAEHPIIEVDENDDNVSEVIGDVSKMDIVVENKKITAPSAYLNENGTVMVPIRAIAEALGSEVKWDDELKSVTIDKGISFTLGKDYYVYMKTAPIKLGDAPELVDGHTFVPLSFFREVMKLNNAYVFEGQIDINTGEKMQ, from the coding sequence ATGAAATTTAAACAAGTTCTTGCGGGACTTATGTCCTTAACTATTATAACAGCTTCCGGCGTTACAGCTTTTGCTAACGATATCCAAACGATCACTAATGAAAGCGATGTGAAAACTGCGTTGCCAATCAATGCTATTTTAAATAAGTTCCAGTTCCAATCTTTCACTGGTAAAGTAACCGAGATTCGAGTTTCTGAGGATAATGCAGACAGAACATATATCTCAGTGGAAGGGGAAGGAGAGCGACTAGCCACTATTTTAATAACGAAGGATACTTATGTTGTAAGTCAGGATGAGATTAAGGTAGGAGATACAGTTACTGGATATTACAACGGCAACGCGCCAATGATTATGATTTATCCACCGCAATATCATGCTGAAGTTGTAGTTGTTAATGATACTAAAGAAATTATTAAAGTTGACGTGTTTGATAAAGACTTGGTAAGCTCTGATAATTTCTTGAAGTTAAATATATCTGATGAAACAAAAATAATGTTACAAAATGGAGAGGCTTTTGGCGGTGAGCTCGCAAACCGAAAGCTTGTGGTTTCCTACACAGTTTCTACAAAGAGCATTCCCGCACAAACCACACCGAGCCAAATCGTTGTGCTTTATGAAGATGCAGAGCATCCGATCATTGAAGTCGATGAGAATGATGACAACGTTTCCGAAGTAATTGGCGATGTTTCTAAAATGGATATTGTTGTTGAAAATAAAAAAATAACAGCGCCATCTGCCTATCTCAATGAAAATGGTACTGTCATGGTTCCAATCCGTGCAATTGCAGAAGCTTTAGGCTCTGAGGTCAAATGGGATGATGAACTTAAAAGTGTTACCATAGATAAAGGCATCTCCTTTACCCTAGGGAAAGATTATTATGTTTATATGAAAACTGCACCGATTAAATTAGGAGATGCTCCAGAATTAGTAGATGGCCACACTTTCGTTCCACTAAGCTTTTTTAGAGAGGTCATGAAACTCAATAACGCTTATGTATTTGAAGGACAAATCGATATCAATACTGGAGAAAAAATGCAGTAA
- a CDS encoding Na+/H+ antiporter family protein, whose translation MLTNPVVLSVIIMTVLCLLKVNVLISIILSALAGGILAGMSLGDTMGTLIGGMGGSAETALSYILLGALAVAIGKTGVADILVVKIGNLVKGKSRIFIFLIAGIACFSQNLIPVHIAFIPILIPPLLALMNKMKIDRRAVACALTFGLKAPYVMLPVGFGLIFHNIIRDALIDNGVPVETGMIWKSMLLPGAGMIIGLFIAILITYRKPRDYKDVGMSNVEVERETVKMKKEQMGALIAAVAAFGIQLLTGSLPLGAIIGLSIMIAFGSFKLNELDGMVNGGVGLMGFIAFVMLIASGYGSVLRATGGVETLVEVSAGIMGGSKFIAAFVMLLIGLIVTMGIGTSFGTVPIIAAIYVPLCVALGFSPAATICLVGTAGALGDAGSPASDSTLGPTSGLNADGQHDHIWDTCVPTFLHYNIALIIFGTIAALIL comes from the coding sequence ATGTTGACGAATCCGGTAGTGCTATCGGTAATCATCATGACAGTATTGTGTCTACTTAAGGTCAATGTACTTATTTCAATTATTTTATCAGCTTTAGCGGGCGGAATATTAGCAGGAATGTCTCTGGGCGACACCATGGGCACATTAATCGGTGGTATGGGTGGTAGTGCAGAAACTGCATTATCTTATATACTATTGGGCGCCTTAGCAGTTGCCATAGGTAAAACAGGAGTAGCAGACATACTCGTTGTAAAGATTGGAAATTTAGTTAAAGGGAAAAGTCGTATTTTTATATTTTTAATTGCAGGAATCGCATGTTTTTCTCAAAACTTAATCCCTGTTCATATTGCATTCATTCCAATTCTAATTCCACCACTGCTTGCTCTTATGAATAAAATGAAGATTGATAGGAGAGCGGTTGCTTGTGCACTGACCTTTGGACTGAAAGCCCCATATGTAATGCTTCCAGTTGGATTCGGTCTTATTTTCCACAATATTATAAGGGATGCTCTGATAGATAACGGTGTTCCAGTAGAAACTGGCATGATTTGGAAGTCTATGCTCCTTCCAGGAGCAGGCATGATCATTGGACTTTTTATAGCGATCTTAATCACCTATAGAAAACCTAGGGACTACAAAGATGTGGGGATGTCCAACGTAGAAGTGGAAAGAGAAACTGTAAAGATGAAGAAGGAGCAAATGGGTGCTTTAATCGCAGCAGTTGCTGCTTTTGGCATACAGCTTCTAACGGGCTCTCTTCCTCTAGGAGCAATTATAGGCTTGTCAATCATGATCGCATTCGGATCATTCAAGTTAAATGAGCTGGATGGCATGGTAAATGGTGGCGTTGGACTCATGGGATTTATTGCCTTTGTAATGCTGATTGCATCAGGTTATGGATCTGTACTTAGAGCAACTGGTGGCGTTGAGACTCTCGTAGAGGTTTCAGCTGGGATCATGGGTGGTAGCAAATTTATCGCAGCCTTCGTCATGCTATTAATTGGTCTAATCGTGACCATGGGAATCGGTACATCCTTCGGTACAGTTCCAATTATTGCGGCGATTTATGTGCCTTTATGTGTTGCCTTAGGCTTTAGTCCAGCAGCGACCATCTGCTTAGTTGGAACCGCTGGAGCATTGGGAGATGCTGGATCCCCTGCATCAGACAGTACCTTAGGACCTACCTCAGGATTAAATGCAGACGGACAGCACGACCATATTTGGGATACCTGTGTGCCGACATTTCTACACTATAATATAGCTTTAATCATCTTTGGAACAATTGCAGCATTAATACTTTAA